A section of the Corynebacterium tuberculostearicum genome encodes:
- a CDS encoding histone-like nucleoid-structuring protein Lsr2, whose translation MSRREVTQFYDDLDHTLIPEDQLEVVRFSVNGQNYLIDLSTDNARHFHNLLAPYVDAARIAPALDAQRADPSQIREWARTQGLPVAYRGKIPQDVIEAYNAAN comes from the coding sequence ATGTCCCGCCGTGAAGTAACCCAATTTTACGACGACTTGGACCACACCCTAATCCCTGAAGACCAGCTAGAAGTCGTTCGCTTCAGCGTAAACGGTCAAAATTACCTTATCGATCTCTCCACGGATAACGCGCGGCACTTCCATAATCTGCTCGCCCCCTACGTGGACGCCGCCCGGATTGCCCCCGCCCTCGATGCGCAGCGGGCAGACCCCAGCCAAATCCGCGAATGGGCGCGCACCCAAGGCCTGCCAGTGGCGTACCGCGGAAAGATCCCACAAGACGTCATTGAGGCCTATAACGCCGCTAACTAA
- a CDS encoding DUF6474 family protein has translation MSILKKVKKARQEARAQAKAAKTRAKAEVKAQSKDRRRQQKLLAKQEKHLIKSEEKGLKKRRKHEEKMAKNELAKLKAGRFNSDNVKRYAGALRTAAPLLLPLLYRGYVGLKTEGEKRKAAKAGVSSDQMASFSGYGAPLKARTAGIRNSLDNTDVPAGFKRDVRDRLQEVDSAIDNAEFMTEQQRRRAHKTISSEIDSITAEIQQRLAQ, from the coding sequence ATGAGCATTCTGAAGAAAGTTAAAAAGGCCCGCCAAGAAGCACGCGCACAGGCAAAGGCCGCCAAGACCCGTGCCAAGGCAGAGGTAAAGGCCCAGTCTAAGGACCGTCGCCGCCAGCAAAAGCTCCTGGCCAAGCAGGAAAAGCACCTCATTAAGTCGGAGGAAAAGGGCCTCAAGAAGCGCCGCAAGCACGAGGAGAAGATGGCCAAGAACGAGCTAGCCAAGCTCAAGGCCGGCCGCTTTAACTCCGATAATGTCAAGCGTTATGCCGGTGCACTGCGCACCGCAGCACCCCTACTGCTGCCGCTCCTCTACCGCGGCTACGTGGGCTTGAAGACTGAGGGCGAAAAGCGCAAGGCCGCTAAGGCGGGCGTGAGCTCGGATCAGATGGCTTCCTTCTCCGGCTACGGTGCGCCGCTCAAGGCCCGCACCGCCGGCATCCGCAACTCCCTCGATAACACGGACGTTCCGGCCGGCTTCAAGCGCGATGTGCGTGACCGCCTGCAAGAAGTAGACTCCGCCATCGATAATGCCGAGTTCATGACCGAGCAGCAGCGCCGCCGCGCTCACAAGACCATTAGCTCGGAAATTGACTCCATTACTGCGGAAATCCAGCAGCGCCTGGCCCAGTAA
- a CDS encoding TM0106 family RecB-like putative nuclease, producing the protein MEDVVVASDLVGCRYRLVQRRAHPEMPRTHASITRAERHAAAVEAVMEMFPRKGSGRFRRIDLEGDEWERSMRTLEALASGYTHITNAVFATEEWMVRVDLLLREGDKYTPIIVSNHRVARKNDTKTTPAVPTHRLGLSEPLEAPYKLRHHAVDGYRLAFAARALRDLGLDSGRGGAIGQDRTRAFFTETAKFDLERAWNQPLPTAPVRVKECASCRFWSLCEQELVAADDISLFLSGDRAKPYRERGITTVQALIDANLGEPSRLAAAWRAGEVLLRRGDVHVPRADVEVDVDMEAYLDQGAYLWGAWHDGNYVPFVTWEPLGGRAEAENFATFWRWLMDVRAKAHAEGKTFAAYCYSAHGENHWMRMSAQRFREVDEQEVEEFISSPEWVDMFAHVKRSFAGPFGLGLKVVAPEAGFTWPEEDFDGEESVNARREALAGDLVARQRLLDYNSGDVQATRAVREWMDAGALGTTAL; encoded by the coding sequence GTGGAGGATGTGGTTGTTGCTTCGGACCTTGTGGGGTGCCGCTACCGCTTAGTACAGCGGCGCGCACACCCCGAGATGCCGCGTACGCATGCCTCGATTACCCGAGCAGAACGCCACGCGGCCGCAGTGGAGGCGGTCATGGAGATGTTTCCCCGCAAGGGCTCTGGCCGGTTCCGCCGCATCGATCTGGAAGGCGATGAGTGGGAGCGCTCCATGCGCACCCTTGAGGCCTTAGCTTCCGGGTATACGCACATCACCAACGCGGTCTTCGCCACCGAGGAGTGGATGGTGCGCGTAGATTTGCTGCTGCGCGAGGGCGATAAGTACACCCCAATTATCGTGTCCAATCACCGTGTGGCCCGCAAGAATGACACCAAGACGACGCCGGCGGTGCCCACCCACCGCTTGGGCCTGAGTGAGCCGCTCGAGGCCCCGTATAAGCTGCGCCATCATGCGGTAGATGGTTACCGCTTAGCGTTTGCCGCCCGTGCTTTGCGGGATCTCGGGCTCGATTCCGGCCGAGGCGGGGCCATCGGCCAGGACCGCACCCGGGCATTTTTTACGGAAACAGCCAAGTTTGATCTGGAACGCGCCTGGAATCAGCCGCTTCCTACCGCCCCGGTGCGGGTCAAGGAGTGTGCGAGCTGCCGCTTTTGGTCTTTGTGCGAGCAAGAGCTGGTGGCGGCGGATGATATTTCGCTTTTCCTATCCGGCGACCGCGCTAAGCCTTACCGCGAGCGCGGGATTACTACCGTGCAGGCGCTTATCGACGCCAACCTGGGCGAGCCCTCCCGCCTTGCTGCTGCTTGGCGCGCCGGGGAAGTGTTGCTGCGCCGCGGCGACGTGCACGTTCCGCGCGCAGACGTGGAGGTGGACGTGGATATGGAAGCCTACCTGGACCAGGGCGCGTACCTATGGGGAGCCTGGCACGACGGCAACTACGTCCCGTTCGTTACGTGGGAGCCGTTGGGCGGGCGCGCCGAGGCGGAAAACTTTGCGACCTTCTGGCGCTGGTTGATGGATGTGCGTGCTAAGGCCCATGCGGAGGGCAAAACCTTTGCTGCATATTGCTACTCGGCCCACGGCGAGAACCACTGGATGCGCATGTCTGCGCAGCGCTTCCGCGAGGTGGATGAGCAGGAGGTAGAAGAGTTTATCTCCTCACCGGAGTGGGTGGACATGTTCGCCCACGTCAAACGATCCTTCGCCGGCCCCTTTGGCCTAGGCCTGAAGGTAGTCGCCCCGGAAGCGGGGTTTACCTGGCCAGAAGAAGACTTCGACGGCGAAGAATCCGTGAACGCGCGCCGCGAGGCGTTAGCCGGTGACCTCGTGGCGCGGCAGCGCTTGCTGGACTATAACTCCGGCGACGTCCAAGCCACCCGCGCGGTCCGTGAGTGGATGGATGCCGGCGCGCTGGGTACTACAGCGCTGTAA
- a CDS encoding copper oxidase yields MPENKWSARTWHRKASRPVSLWMMVFILVGATHTLVPNYRWVLIHLFTLGLVSNSIIVWSQHLTEKFTQQRLPESTRPTQLARIYGLNAGIILALIGQILMEFWSQHWIVTQVGATLIALMMLWHAVSLFQQWRGAKDKRFRPVVGAYVLSALCLPVGAIFGGLLAVSPGQPTLLLAHIAANIGGFIGLAAAGSLTILFPSIWRTQGINRHMRSSFALLAVGVVATIVGAFLGFPELGLIAYCCGWALSLQQWLSNVLTVAKDPRDRITFASVSVLMASLWLVLSLVYYTVQHFFMPEPALPTLALLVGFAGQLLIGVMSYLLPSTMGGGPAAVRAGLQQLDKLGLLRATLVNGGLLIWIGTDISLLKVVASLLCILPLAVYPVLIARAVKAQKQVLMKKAEGPDPKPGPEWNQVYAGIAILAVIYALFTAL; encoded by the coding sequence ATGCCTGAGAATAAGTGGTCGGCGCGGACATGGCACCGCAAGGCCTCCCGTCCCGTATCCCTGTGGATGATGGTCTTCATCCTCGTGGGTGCAACGCATACCTTGGTCCCGAACTACCGGTGGGTGCTCATCCACCTATTCACCCTCGGACTGGTGAGCAATAGCATCATCGTGTGGTCCCAGCACCTCACGGAGAAATTCACCCAACAGCGCCTCCCCGAATCCACTCGACCTACCCAATTGGCCCGCATCTATGGCCTCAATGCCGGAATCATCCTCGCGTTAATCGGCCAAATCCTCATGGAGTTCTGGTCCCAGCACTGGATTGTCACCCAGGTGGGCGCCACACTCATTGCACTGATGATGCTCTGGCATGCGGTATCGCTCTTCCAGCAATGGCGCGGTGCCAAAGATAAGCGCTTCCGCCCCGTGGTGGGCGCTTATGTTCTTTCCGCCCTGTGCCTGCCGGTGGGTGCCATCTTTGGCGGCCTGCTGGCCGTCTCCCCCGGCCAGCCCACGCTGCTGCTCGCCCATATCGCCGCCAATATCGGCGGATTCATCGGCTTGGCCGCGGCCGGTTCTCTCACCATCCTTTTCCCCTCCATCTGGCGCACCCAAGGCATCAATCGCCACATGCGGTCCTCCTTTGCGCTGCTCGCAGTCGGTGTAGTTGCCACCATCGTGGGCGCTTTCCTCGGCTTCCCCGAGTTGGGACTTATCGCCTACTGCTGCGGTTGGGCGCTGAGCTTGCAGCAGTGGCTCTCTAATGTGTTGACGGTGGCTAAGGACCCGCGCGATCGCATCACCTTTGCCTCGGTCTCCGTGCTCATGGCCTCGCTATGGCTGGTGCTGTCTTTGGTGTATTACACGGTGCAGCATTTCTTTATGCCCGAGCCGGCGCTGCCCACCCTCGCCTTGCTGGTGGGGTTTGCCGGTCAACTGCTCATCGGCGTGATGAGCTACCTCTTGCCCAGCACCATGGGTGGCGGCCCCGCTGCCGTCCGAGCGGGCTTGCAGCAACTGGACAAGCTCGGTCTCCTGCGCGCCACCCTCGTCAACGGCGGCCTGCTCATCTGGATAGGCACCGATATTTCCCTGCTTAAGGTGGTCGCCTCCCTCTTGTGCATCCTGCCCCTAGCGGTCTACCCCGTGCTCATCGCACGGGCGGTCAAGGCCCAGAAGCAGGTCTTGATGAAGAAGGCGGAGGGCCCGGATCCGAAGCCGGGGCCAGAATGGAACCAGGTCTACGCGGGCATCGCGATCCTCGCGGTCATCTACGCCCTCTTTACAGCGCTGTAG
- a CDS encoding LuxR C-terminal-related transcriptional regulator, with amino-acid sequence MIRVLLADDHEIVRLGLRSVLEGAEDIDVVGEVATAEAAVSAAQAGGIDVILMDLRFGAGVEGTRVMGGAEATAQIRSAMATPPKVLVVTNYDTDADILGAIEAGAVGYLLKDAPPQELLAAVRSTAEGDSALSPIVADRLMTRVRTPRTSLTPRELEVLQLVAAGASNRQIGQDLMLSEATVKSHLVHIYDKLGVRSRTSAVAAAREQGVL; translated from the coding sequence GTGATTCGGGTCCTATTGGCAGATGACCACGAAATCGTCCGCCTGGGTCTGCGCTCCGTGCTCGAAGGCGCAGAGGATATCGACGTCGTAGGGGAGGTCGCTACGGCCGAAGCTGCGGTGTCGGCAGCGCAGGCGGGCGGCATCGATGTCATTTTGATGGACCTGCGCTTCGGCGCGGGCGTGGAAGGGACCCGCGTTATGGGCGGCGCGGAGGCAACCGCGCAGATTCGCTCCGCGATGGCCACCCCGCCCAAGGTCCTCGTGGTTACTAACTATGACACTGATGCGGATATCCTCGGCGCTATCGAAGCCGGCGCCGTGGGCTATTTGCTCAAGGATGCACCACCCCAGGAGCTGCTGGCCGCAGTGCGTTCGACTGCGGAGGGCGATTCGGCGCTATCTCCCATCGTGGCCGACAGGCTGATGACCCGCGTGCGCACGCCACGCACCTCGCTCACGCCGCGCGAGCTGGAGGTCCTGCAGCTGGTTGCGGCGGGCGCGTCGAACCGCCAGATTGGCCAGGACCTCATGCTGTCTGAGGCCACGGTGAAATCCCACCTTGTGCACATTTATGACAAGTTGGGTGTGCGCTCGCGCACCTCCGCCGTGGCGGCAGCGCGCGAGCAAGGCGTGCTTTAG